The genomic region TTTATGAATCCCAGGTGTATCAACGAACACGATTTGTGCGTTGTCATCTGTATAAATCCCTTGAATCTTGTTCCGAGTTGTTTGTGCCTTTGATGACATGATGGCAATTTTTTCACCGATCATTCGATTCATAAATGTTGATTTCCCAACGTTTGGTCGGCCAACAATGGCCACAAAGCCTGAGCGATAAGTATCTGACATAATAGTCCCCTTTTTTAAATCTTAATTAATCTCTTTTAAAAATAATAAAGCACCGCGTGTCCAAAAACGACACAACCAATAATCACGGCTAAACACGCGCCAATTAAAACACTACCAGCACTGATATCCTTAATCTTCTTCGCCAGTGGATGAAACTGCCGATCAACCAATAAGTCGACAAAGTGTTCCATCACGGTATTCCAAAATTCAGCCAGCAACACCATAAAAATCGCTAAAATCAAAAATAGCCAATCTAGATAGTGTAATCGGGCCAAATAACCGGCTACTAGCACGACCATCGCAATCACAAAATCACGTCTCAGATTAGCTTCTTCCTTAAAAGCAGTGATAATCCCATCTAAAGCGTGATGTGTCGATTGATTAAAATTACGATTTTTATCCGTCTGCGTCTTTTTAGCGTTTGAGTCCGAATTCATCTAAGATAGTCTCCTGTAAAGGAATCATTTTAACTTCATCTTCGGTGTGGATGTGGTCATAGCTATTCAAATGAAGGAAACCATGAACCATCGTATACCCTAATTCACGTTCAAATGAATGTCCGTAAGTTTCTGCTTGTTCAGCGGCTTTTTCTAATGAAACAAATAGGTCGCCAATATTCTTAGGAATATCAAACAATTCTTCAAAGTTGGCAGGTAAGCCTT from Latilactobacillus sakei subsp. sakei DSM 20017 = JCM 1157 harbors:
- the ybeY gene encoding rRNA maturation RNase YbeY, which encodes MDIQIIDETKIVPEAQIKLVEDVLEFAGQKLELAEDTEMSVTFVTNERIRQINQEYRNTDRATDVISFAIEEDPEEEGLPANFEELFDIPKNIGDLFVSLEKAAEQAETYGHSFERELGYTMVHGFLHLNSYDHIHTEDEVKMIPLQETILDEFGLKR
- a CDS encoding diacylglycerol kinase family protein — translated: MNSDSNAKKTQTDKNRNFNQSTHHALDGIITAFKEEANLRRDFVIAMVVLVAGYLARLHYLDWLFLILAIFMVLLAEFWNTVMEHFVDLLVDRQFHPLAKKIKDISAGSVLIGACLAVIIGCVVFGHAVLYYF